Proteins co-encoded in one Campylobacter jejuni genomic window:
- a CDS encoding type I restriction endonuclease subunit R, giving the protein MTNYQEKDLENFIESYLLENHAYIKRTNENYDKNLCLDVELFENFLQATQSVALEELKKRCGQNYKKELFDRIFSQIKTKGIVKALQGYVEIKGIKIYLAFAKPNTNANEESVKKYEQNSLSIIRQLHYSTQNKNSLDIVIFLNGLPLITIELKNHFTGQNVFHAIKQYKKDRNPKEAIFNYTIVHFALDHDLCYMSTKLDQDATTFLPFNLGLNNGSGKIGLANGAGNPPSDGIKTAYLWEKIFKKDTLLNLFFNFVQVVKKKNEEIIIFPRYHQFDVVEKLLAHAKENGTGQRYLIQHSAGSGKSNSISWLAHNLVSLYRLEKNIFDSIIVVTDRKVLDSQIRENVKSFSQTKNLVEAITHGSKQLKNALEEGKKIIITTIQKFPYILNEVKSLKSKTFAIIIDEAHSSQSGSNVQKMAEAIRDKSGDESQNLEDEILEIIKSKKLQPNASYFAFTATPKPKTLEMFGMPCEVDEGRKFIPFHLYSMKQAIEEGFILDVLKGYTTYKSYYKIISCTNDNPKYDKKRANAKLKAYVQNNIRTIEQKSQIMCEHFFQNSFKKIKGKAKAMIVTSSRENAVKYYLVFREYLRKNYPHFKAIVAFSGEINLEGEIYSESGLNGFSEGVLKDEFKKDEYRFLIVAEKYQTGFDEPLLHAMYVDKTLSGVSAVQTLSRLNRTCKNKEDTFVLDFANTHEDIAKAFSVFYEQTYLNEPTDDNRIFDLKANLSEYEIYTQEEIDDFTNAILGREKENVIHSKLDIMLARFDEKSDDEKLDFYSKAKTYLKEYSFLAQILPYEDVELEKLYILLKKLASKIILPKSQDLAKGILDNVDFDSYRLQLDKTQDIFLQGNGELKPSFADGSSKSVETELEELSNIIKDFNNKYTNIDFNESDKIAKILYDIKDDMVKNKRILESLNKSDMQNSRIEFNMLLEDKIQDILELNLELFKQFNQNIEFKDKIANTMFNMVCNDF; this is encoded by the coding sequence ATGACTAACTACCAAGAAAAAGATTTAGAAAATTTCATAGAGTCTTACTTGTTAGAAAACCATGCCTATATCAAAAGAACAAATGAAAATTACGATAAAAATTTATGTTTAGATGTAGAGCTTTTTGAAAATTTTTTACAAGCTACGCAAAGTGTAGCACTTGAAGAGCTTAAAAAGCGTTGCGGACAAAACTATAAAAAAGAACTTTTTGATCGTATTTTCTCGCAGATTAAAACCAAAGGCATAGTTAAAGCCTTGCAAGGCTATGTAGAGATCAAAGGCATCAAAATTTACCTAGCCTTTGCCAAGCCAAATACCAATGCAAACGAAGAAAGCGTGAAAAAATACGAGCAAAACAGCCTTTCTATCATACGCCAGCTTCACTATAGCACGCAAAATAAAAACTCCCTTGATATAGTGATCTTTTTAAATGGCTTGCCTCTTATCACCATAGAGCTTAAAAACCATTTCACAGGACAAAATGTCTTTCACGCTATAAAGCAGTATAAAAAAGACAGAAACCCAAAAGAAGCTATATTTAACTATACGATAGTGCATTTTGCGCTAGATCATGATCTTTGTTACATGAGTACGAAATTAGATCAAGATGCGACTACATTTTTACCTTTTAACCTTGGTTTAAATAATGGTAGTGGCAAAATAGGCTTAGCAAATGGAGCAGGCAATCCACCAAGCGATGGTATAAAAACAGCTTATTTGTGGGAGAAAATCTTTAAAAAAGATACTTTGCTAAATTTATTTTTTAATTTTGTGCAAGTTGTAAAAAAGAAAAATGAAGAAATTATCATATTTCCTAGATACCATCAATTCGATGTAGTAGAAAAGCTACTCGCCCATGCAAAAGAAAACGGCACGGGGCAACGCTACTTGATCCAGCATAGTGCAGGAAGTGGCAAGAGCAATTCTATATCTTGGCTTGCACATAATCTCGTAAGCTTATATAGACTTGAAAAAAATATCTTTGATTCTATCATCGTAGTAACCGATAGAAAAGTGCTTGATAGCCAAATAAGGGAAAATGTAAAATCCTTTTCACAGACAAAAAATCTAGTCGAAGCCATCACTCATGGAAGCAAACAGCTTAAAAATGCTTTAGAGGAAGGTAAGAAAATCATCATCACGACTATCCAAAAATTTCCTTATATTTTAAATGAAGTCAAAAGCTTAAAAAGCAAAACTTTTGCTATCATCATCGATGAAGCCCACTCAAGCCAAAGTGGAAGCAATGTGCAAAAAATGGCAGAAGCTATAAGAGACAAAAGCGGCGATGAAAGCCAAAATTTAGAAGATGAAATTCTAGAAATCATAAAAAGCAAAAAGCTCCAGCCTAATGCCTCGTATTTTGCATTTACTGCTACACCTAAGCCTAAAACTTTGGAAATGTTTGGTATGCCTTGTGAGGTTGATGAAGGGCGAAAATTTATCCCTTTTCATCTTTACTCGATGAAGCAAGCCATAGAAGAAGGCTTTATACTCGATGTATTAAAAGGCTATACGACTTATAAAAGCTACTATAAAATCATATCTTGCACAAATGATAATCCAAAATACGATAAAAAAAGAGCCAACGCAAAACTAAAAGCTTATGTGCAAAACAATATCAGAACAATCGAGCAAAAATCACAAATCATGTGCGAGCATTTTTTCCAAAACAGCTTTAAAAAGATAAAAGGTAAAGCAAAAGCTATGATCGTAACAAGTTCAAGAGAGAATGCTGTGAAGTATTATCTTGTTTTTAGGGAGTATTTGAGAAAAAATTATCCACATTTTAAGGCTATCGTGGCTTTTTCAGGTGAAATCAATTTAGAGGGCGAAATTTATAGCGAAAGTGGCTTGAATGGTTTTTCAGAAGGTGTTTTAAAGGACGAATTTAAAAAAGATGAATATCGCTTTTTAATCGTTGCTGAAAAATACCAAACCGGATTTGATGAGCCATTACTCCATGCTATGTATGTTGATAAAACCTTAAGTGGAGTGAGTGCGGTGCAAACCCTATCGAGGCTGAATCGAACTTGTAAAAATAAAGAAGATACCTTTGTGCTAGATTTTGCAAATACTCATGAGGATATAGCCAAGGCTTTTAGTGTGTTTTATGAGCAAACTTATCTAAATGAACCTACTGATGATAATAGAATTTTTGATCTTAAAGCAAATCTTAGTGAATATGAAATTTACACCCAAGAAGAAATAGATGATTTTACAAATGCTATTTTAGGAAGAGAAAAAGAAAATGTTATACACTCAAAATTAGATATAATGCTTGCTAGATTTGATGAAAAAAGCGATGATGAAAAACTAGATTTTTATAGTAAGGCAAAAACTTATCTTAAAGAGTATTCTTTTTTGGCTCAAATTTTACCTTATGAAGATGTTGAACTTGAAAAGCTTTATATACTGCTTAAAAAACTTGCAAGTAAGATTATTTTACCTAAATCTCAAGATTTGGCTAAAGGAATTTTAGATAATGTGGATTTTGATAGCTATCGTTTACAGCTTGATAAAACACAAGATATCTTTTTGCAGGGAAATGGAGAGTTAAAACCCTCTTTTGCAGACGGATCAAGCAAGAGTGTTGAAACTGAGCTAGAAGAGCTTTCAAATATCATCAAAGACTTTAATAACAAATACACAAATATAGACTTCAATGAAAGCGATAAAATCGCTAAAATTTTATATGATATAAAAGATGATATGGTAAAAAATAAAAGAATTCTCGAATCTTTAAATAAATCCGATATGCAAAATTCTCGTATTGAATTTAATATGCTGTTGGAAGACAAAATTCAAGATATCTTGGAGTTAAATTTAGAACTTTTTAAACAATTTAATCAAAATATAGAATTTAAAGACAAGATAGCAAATACCATGTTTAATATGGTTTGTAATGATTTTTAA
- a CDS encoding UbiX family flavin prenyltransferase: MKVLLGISGSSSVNLGLKLLKNLENQCELYCILTQGAKLSFKAENQANLEEMCQENFKYTHFLDDKNLSLSVASGSFGIEKTIIAPCSISSLAKIHAGFADTLLMRAAAVALKERKKLILGVREMPFSTLNLEHMLKLSQMGVIIAPPIIASYSKANNLEQMENFIVGKWLDLLEIKHNLYEKWQNF, translated from the coding sequence ATGAAGGTTTTATTAGGAATTTCTGGTTCAAGCAGTGTCAATTTAGGTTTAAAATTATTAAAAAATTTAGAAAATCAATGCGAACTTTATTGTATTTTAACCCAAGGTGCAAAACTTAGCTTCAAAGCTGAAAATCAAGCAAATTTAGAAGAAATGTGTCAAGAAAATTTTAAATATACTCATTTTTTAGATGATAAAAATTTAAGTCTAAGTGTAGCAAGTGGATCTTTTGGAATAGAAAAAACTATTATTGCTCCTTGTTCGATTTCAAGTTTAGCAAAAATTCACGCTGGTTTTGCAGACACTCTTTTAATGCGTGCTGCAGCAGTAGCCTTAAAAGAAAGAAAAAAACTCATCTTAGGTGTACGCGAAATGCCTTTTTCTACTTTAAATTTAGAACACATGCTAAAACTTAGCCAAATGGGAGTTATTATCGCACCTCCTATTATCGCAAGCTATTCTAAAGCAAACAATCTAGAGCAAATGGAAAATTTTATCGTAGGCAAATGGTTAGATCTTTTAGAAATAAAACACAATTTATATGAAAAATGGCAAAATTTTTAG
- a CDS encoding cupin domain-containing protein: protein MKIIQWNRAEFSPKEVKINVLIDNEKGKEIQILLAKDSVMKEHKAPFAIHVQVLSGKIWFEVEKEKFELNALDMISLEANVAHSLGGLENSIIRLSLNKSDSIQRVNAVLKKP, encoded by the coding sequence GTGAAAATCATTCAATGGAATAGGGCGGAATTTAGCCCAAAAGAAGTGAAAATCAATGTTTTAATTGACAATGAAAAAGGTAAAGAAATTCAAATTTTATTAGCTAAAGATAGTGTGATGAAAGAGCATAAAGCTCCTTTTGCTATACATGTTCAAGTTTTAAGCGGTAAAATTTGGTTTGAAGTGGAAAAGGAAAAATTTGAATTAAATGCTTTAGATATGATAAGCCTAGAGGCAAATGTAGCGCATTCTTTAGGTGGATTAGAAAATTCTATAATAAGATTGAGTTTAAATAAATCAGATAGTATTCAAAGAGTAAATGCTGTGCTTAAAAAGCCTTAA
- the cysE gene encoding serine O-acetyltransferase, translated as MNFWGIIKEDFSQPKAQDPAFNSCIELFFNYPGMWAIVNYRFAHFFYIRNFKRIARIISGISQFLTGVDLHPGAELGRRVFIDHANGVVIGQTAIIEDDVLIYQGVTLGGTSLEKGTKRHPTIKKGVIIGSGAKVLGNITIGENAKIGSNAVVVKDVGANLTAVGIPAYIIKERKNKNIRAIDANCDDKLEKLEKKILELENLILKQHESQK; from the coding sequence ATGAATTTTTGGGGTATTATAAAAGAAGATTTTTCTCAGCCAAAGGCACAAGATCCAGCTTTTAATTCTTGTATAGAACTTTTTTTTAATTACCCTGGAATGTGGGCTATAGTAAATTACCGCTTTGCACACTTTTTTTACATAAGAAATTTTAAACGCATTGCCAGAATAATTAGCGGAATTTCACAATTTCTAACTGGGGTAGATTTACACCCTGGAGCAGAACTTGGAAGGCGTGTTTTTATAGATCATGCCAATGGAGTGGTTATAGGCCAAACAGCGATTATAGAAGATGATGTTTTAATTTATCAAGGCGTTACTTTAGGTGGAACAAGTCTTGAAAAAGGTACTAAACGCCATCCAACCATAAAAAAAGGAGTGATCATAGGTTCAGGCGCAAAAGTACTTGGCAATATCACCATAGGAGAAAATGCCAAAATAGGCTCAAATGCTGTAGTGGTTAAGGATGTAGGTGCAAATTTAACTGCTGTTGGAATTCCTGCTTATATTATCAAAGAGCGTAAAAATAAAAACATTAGAGCTATAGATGCAAATTGCGATGACAAACTAGAAAAGCTAGAAAAGAAAATTTTAGAACTTGAAAATCTTATATTAAAACAACATGAATCACAAAAATAA
- the hisS gene encoding histidine--tRNA ligase, with the protein MINALKGMKDLLDKDAYYYEKVIKTCEEVAKNYGFTFINTPHLELCTLFKRSVGESSDIVGKEMYEFIDKGENHVCIRPEGTAGVVRAYIEKKLDKNTSVKRWFYHGSMFRYERPQKGRLREFHQFGVESFGNASVYEDASIILMLVEIFSRLDIKFKLLINSLGCLKCMPKYRENLIHFLDSKKGFCEDCLRRKNLNPIRVLDCKNEHCQSLLNDAPLLNQNLCSSCQKDFEILQSVLKENGVDFEVDSKLVRGLDYYSKTAFEFISDEIGAKAAIAGGGRYDRLIEYLDGKSGFGVGFAMGIERIIAILEQKEEKVQREGIYLCAMDEIYIQKLLHIATNLRKEHKVLLSYEARKLAKHLENADKNNAEIFLCMGENEAQNESLFYKNLAKKEEKMIKISDLKKVL; encoded by the coding sequence ATGATTAACGCTTTAAAAGGAATGAAAGATTTATTAGATAAAGATGCATATTATTATGAAAAAGTGATTAAAACCTGTGAAGAAGTAGCTAAAAACTATGGCTTTACTTTTATCAACACACCGCATTTAGAACTTTGCACCCTTTTTAAAAGAAGCGTAGGAGAAAGTTCTGATATAGTAGGTAAAGAAATGTATGAATTTATCGATAAAGGCGAAAATCATGTTTGCATACGTCCTGAAGGAACTGCTGGGGTGGTGCGTGCCTATATAGAAAAAAAACTCGATAAAAACACTAGTGTGAAAAGATGGTTTTATCATGGCTCTATGTTCCGCTATGAAAGACCCCAAAAGGGACGCTTAAGAGAATTTCATCAATTTGGCGTTGAAAGTTTTGGAAACGCAAGCGTTTATGAAGATGCAAGTATTATTTTAATGTTAGTAGAAATTTTTTCACGCTTGGATATTAAATTTAAATTACTGATTAACTCTTTAGGCTGTTTAAAATGTATGCCAAAATATCGTGAAAATTTAATACATTTTTTAGATAGCAAAAAAGGTTTTTGCGAGGATTGTTTGCGTAGAAAAAACTTAAATCCCATTCGTGTTTTAGACTGTAAAAATGAGCATTGCCAAAGCTTACTTAACGATGCTCCACTTTTAAATCAAAATTTATGCTCATCTTGTCAAAAAGATTTTGAAATTTTACAAAGCGTTTTAAAAGAAAATGGAGTGGATTTTGAAGTAGATTCTAAACTTGTTAGAGGGCTTGATTACTACTCTAAAACGGCTTTTGAATTCATTAGCGATGAAATTGGTGCAAAAGCTGCTATTGCTGGGGGCGGAAGATATGATAGACTTATTGAATACCTTGATGGAAAAAGTGGTTTTGGTGTAGGTTTTGCCATGGGTATAGAAAGAATTATAGCCATTTTAGAACAAAAAGAAGAAAAAGTCCAAAGAGAAGGAATTTATCTTTGTGCTATGGATGAAATTTATATCCAAAAACTTTTGCATATCGCTACAAATTTAAGAAAAGAACATAAAGTGCTTTTAAGCTATGAAGCAAGAAAACTAGCTAAACATCTCGAAAACGCGGATAAAAATAATGCTGAAATTTTTCTTTGTATGGGAGAAAATGAAGCACAAAATGAAAGTTTGTTTTATAAAAATTTAGCAAAAAAAGAAGAAAAAATGATTAAAATTTCAGACTTAAAGAAGGTTTTATGA
- the speA gene encoding biosynthetic arginine decarboxylase: protein MMDYGIDIWGNENFIIKNGKVCINHEKKPAIIDIVKELRDDGYKGPLLLRFPHLIQKQIENIYGNFNKARKEFGYKGGFNAVYPLKVNQYPGFVKNLVKLGKDYNYGLEAGSKAELLLAMAYNNEGAPITVNGFKDRELINIGFIAAEMGHNITLTIEGLNELEAIIDIAKERFKPKPNIGLRVRLHSAGVGIWAKSGGINSKFGLTSTELIEAVNLLKENKLLEQFTMIHFHLGSQITEIHPLKKALNEAGNIYTELRKMGAKNLKAINLGGGLAVEYSQFKNEKSRNYTLREYANDVVFILKNIAEQKKDLEPDIFIESGRFVAANHAVLIAPVLELFSQEYAENKLILKKQNPKLIDELYDLYKSIKPSNALEYLHDSIDHLESILTLFDLGYVDLQDRSNAEILTHLITKKAILLLGDKQNPADLLAIQDEVQERYLVNFSLFQSIPDFWGLEQNFPIMPLDRLDEEPTRSASIWDITCDSDGEISYSKDKPLFLHDVDVEKENYFLGFFLVGAYQEVLGMKHNLFTHPTEAIISINEKGYEVEGIIEAQSILDALEDLDYDIHAIMDILNERISNSKLVNDKQKKHILGELYLFLNDNGYLKSIGV from the coding sequence ATGATGGATTATGGTATTGATATTTGGGGAAATGAAAATTTTATTATCAAAAATGGTAAAGTTTGTATTAACCATGAGAAAAAACCTGCTATTATTGATATAGTTAAAGAATTAAGAGATGATGGATATAAGGGTCCTTTACTTTTAAGATTTCCTCATCTTATCCAAAAACAAATTGAAAATATTTACGGAAATTTCAACAAGGCAAGAAAAGAATTTGGCTATAAAGGAGGATTTAACGCTGTTTATCCTTTAAAGGTAAATCAATACCCTGGTTTTGTAAAAAATCTTGTAAAGCTTGGAAAAGACTATAACTACGGACTTGAAGCAGGTTCTAAAGCAGAGCTTTTACTCGCTATGGCTTATAATAACGAAGGTGCACCTATTACCGTAAATGGCTTTAAAGATAGAGAACTTATCAATATAGGCTTTATCGCAGCTGAAATGGGACATAATATCACTTTAACCATAGAAGGACTTAATGAACTTGAAGCTATCATAGACATAGCCAAAGAACGCTTTAAACCTAAACCAAATATAGGCTTACGCGTGCGTTTGCATTCTGCTGGAGTTGGAATTTGGGCAAAAAGTGGTGGGATTAATTCTAAATTTGGACTTACATCCACTGAACTTATAGAAGCGGTAAATTTACTCAAAGAAAACAAACTTTTAGAACAATTTACCATGATTCACTTTCATCTAGGCTCACAAATTACCGAAATTCATCCCTTGAAAAAAGCCTTAAATGAAGCAGGAAATATTTACACAGAACTTAGAAAAATGGGAGCTAAAAATCTAAAAGCTATCAATCTTGGTGGTGGTTTAGCTGTGGAATACTCACAATTTAAAAATGAAAAAAGTAGAAATTACACCCTAAGAGAATACGCTAACGATGTAGTTTTTATCCTAAAAAACATAGCCGAACAAAAAAAAGATTTAGAGCCTGATATTTTCATAGAAAGTGGGCGTTTTGTAGCAGCCAATCACGCTGTTTTAATCGCTCCTGTATTAGAACTTTTTTCTCAAGAATACGCAGAAAACAAACTCATACTTAAAAAACAAAATCCAAAACTTATCGATGAGCTTTACGATCTTTATAAAAGCATAAAACCTTCCAATGCTTTAGAATACTTGCACGATAGCATAGATCATTTAGAGAGTATTTTAACTCTTTTTGATTTGGGCTATGTCGATTTGCAAGATCGTTCCAATGCTGAAATTTTAACTCATTTGATTACGAAAAAAGCCATCTTGCTTTTAGGCGATAAACAAAATCCTGCGGATTTACTTGCCATACAAGATGAAGTGCAAGAAAGGTATTTGGTAAATTTTTCACTCTTTCAAAGCATACCCGATTTTTGGGGCTTAGAACAGAATTTCCCCATCATGCCACTTGATCGCTTAGATGAAGAACCGACTCGAAGTGCAAGTATTTGGGATATAACCTGCGATAGCGATGGAGAAATTTCATACTCTAAAGATAAACCTTTATTTTTACACGATGTAGATGTAGAAAAAGAAAATTATTTTCTAGGATTTTTCCTTGTAGGCGCCTATCAAGAAGTACTTGGAATGAAACACAATCTTTTTACTCATCCTACTGAAGCTATTATAAGCATCAATGAAAAAGGCTATGAAGTTGAGGGGATTATAGAAGCACAATCCATACTTGATGCCTTAGAAGATTTAGACTATGATATACACGCTATCATGGATATACTTAATGAACGCATAAGTAATTCTAAGCTTGTAAATGACAAGCAAAAAAAGCATATTTTAGGGGAACTTTATCTTTTCTTAAATGATAATGGTTATTTAAAAAGCATAGGAGTTTAG
- the flgA gene encoding flagellar basal body P-ring formation chaperone FlgA, with amino-acid sequence MKIIFLTFFIVINYIQAASLEEIKTALAKEFRNNFPKIIISQIDLKITSLPKDFDQYEFLRIANGRFNQAQGFLKAEFKTPQNIQKNVFFRYFIQANLEVLKSKRAIKRGDKLGAFDYKSVLIDFDKVPLNALTLDDVDNLVAKSNINKNAILRANMFKTTALIRRNDPIIGVLSEANVDVLIELVALQSANMGERIRAKNKEGKVMQGIVVGKNRMIIQ; translated from the coding sequence ATGAAAATTATTTTTTTAACTTTTTTTATTGTGATAAATTATATCCAAGCAGCTAGTTTAGAAGAAATCAAAACAGCACTAGCTAAAGAATTTAGAAATAATTTTCCTAAAATTATAATTTCTCAAATTGATTTAAAAATAACATCACTGCCTAAAGATTTTGATCAATATGAATTTCTAAGAATCGCTAATGGGCGTTTTAATCAAGCACAAGGCTTTTTAAAGGCTGAATTTAAAACTCCGCAAAACATACAAAAAAATGTATTTTTTAGATATTTCATTCAAGCAAATTTAGAAGTTTTAAAAAGCAAACGCGCTATAAAAAGAGGAGATAAACTTGGAGCTTTTGACTATAAAAGCGTATTGATTGATTTTGATAAAGTTCCTTTAAATGCCTTAACCTTAGATGATGTGGATAATCTTGTAGCTAAAAGCAATATTAACAAAAACGCCATTTTAAGAGCAAATATGTTTAAAACCACAGCTTTAATACGCCGAAATGATCCTATAATCGGGGTTTTAAGCGAAGCAAATGTTGATGTTTTAATCGAACTTGTGGCTTTGCAAAGTGCAAATATGGGCGAAAGGATTCGTGCAAAAAACAAAGAAGGTAAAGTTATGCAAGGCATCGTAGTGGGTAAAAATAGGATGATTATACAATGA
- the tmk gene encoding dTMP kinase yields the protein MYVVFEGIDCVGKSTQISLLKEIYKDAIFTLEPGGTELGKHLREILLNKTHPINKRAELLLFLADRAQHFEEILKTNQNKLIISDRSFISGMAYAKDFENDLLFALNSFALENFFPQKIIFLKGDANLIQERLSQKELDSIEKRGIEYFLSVQDKLEKVLHFLKEKISVEILTLDAKESKEKLHQQIKEFLQ from the coding sequence TTGTATGTAGTTTTTGAAGGTATTGACTGTGTAGGAAAAAGTACGCAAATTTCACTTTTAAAAGAAATTTACAAAGATGCCATTTTCACACTCGAACCTGGCGGAACAGAACTTGGAAAACATTTAAGAGAAATTTTACTTAATAAAACTCATCCTATTAACAAAAGAGCTGAACTCTTGCTTTTTTTAGCTGATCGTGCTCAACATTTTGAAGAAATCTTAAAAACCAATCAAAACAAACTCATTATTAGCGATAGAAGTTTTATTTCAGGCATGGCTTATGCCAAAGATTTTGAAAACGATTTGCTTTTTGCTTTAAATAGTTTTGCTTTAGAAAATTTTTTTCCACAAAAAATTATCTTTTTAAAAGGAGATGCAAACCTTATCCAAGAACGCCTCAGTCAAAAAGAACTAGATAGTATAGAAAAACGTGGCATTGAGTATTTTTTAAGTGTACAGGACAAACTCGAAAAAGTGCTTCATTTTTTAAAAGAAAAAATTTCTGTAGAAATTTTAACACTTGACGCAAAAGAAAGTAAAGAAAAATTACACCAACAAATAAAGGAATTTTTACAATGA
- the coaD gene encoding pantetheine-phosphate adenylyltransferase, protein MTCLYPGTFDPITNGHLDVIKRALKIFDEVIVAIAKSEHKKPYYDLEKRKELTLLATQNLKNVKIIAFDNLLVDLAKELKVNTIIRGLRAVSDFEYELQIGYANHALWEDMETIYLMPSLKHAFISSSIVRSIVAHGGDVSSLVPKEILPFLKDQSCM, encoded by the coding sequence ATGACTTGTTTATATCCTGGGACTTTTGATCCTATTACCAACGGGCATTTAGATGTTATAAAACGGGCTTTAAAAATTTTTGATGAAGTCATCGTTGCCATAGCAAAAAGTGAACATAAAAAACCTTACTATGATTTAGAAAAACGCAAAGAACTTACTTTACTTGCTACGCAAAATTTAAAAAATGTTAAAATCATTGCTTTTGATAATTTGCTTGTAGATTTAGCTAAAGAATTAAAAGTTAATACTATAATCCGTGGACTTAGAGCAGTGAGTGATTTTGAATACGAATTGCAAATTGGCTATGCAAATCACGCACTTTGGGAAGATATGGAAACCATTTATCTTATGCCAAGTCTAAAACATGCTTTTATTTCAAGTTCTATTGTGCGTTCTATAGTAGCACATGGGGGTGATGTAAGTTCTCTTGTTCCAAAAGAAATTCTACCTTTTTTAAAGGATCAATCTTGTATGTAG
- the aspB gene encoding pyridoxal phosphate-dependent aminotransferase, which translates to MLTKRSQVLEESITLAITALANELKAKGEDIISFSAGEPDFDTPQTIKNAAISAIEKGCGKYTAVAGIPEVLKAIQTKFKKDNNLDYETNEIISNVGAKHSLFECIECLVEKDDEVIIPSPYWVSYPEMVKFAGGKPVFIEGLEENGFKITAEQLKKAITAKTKVLMLNSPSNPVGSIYSKEELTQIAKVLEGTQITVLSDEMYEKLRYDGFDFVAFASVSEDALKRTVTINGLSKCGAMPGWRFGYMASKNKALISAVKRLQGQSTSNICSITQHAAIPALNGECDKDIEKMRQAFEKRRNLALDMLKQIPNISVYKPEGAFYLFVNIQKIEKDSMKFCQKLLEQEKVAVVPGIGFGMDGYFRLSYATSDELIKKGLERIANFIASY; encoded by the coding sequence ATGCTTACAAAAAGATCTCAAGTTTTAGAAGAATCTATCACTTTAGCTATCACTGCACTTGCCAATGAACTTAAAGCTAAAGGCGAAGATATCATTAGTTTTTCAGCGGGTGAACCTGATTTTGACACACCACAAACCATCAAAAATGCCGCTATAAGTGCTATTGAAAAAGGATGTGGAAAATACACTGCTGTTGCGGGAATTCCTGAAGTATTAAAAGCTATTCAAACCAAATTTAAAAAAGATAATAATCTTGATTATGAAACAAATGAAATCATCAGCAATGTAGGTGCAAAACACTCTCTTTTTGAATGTATAGAATGCTTAGTAGAAAAAGATGATGAAGTCATTATCCCTAGTCCTTACTGGGTAAGCTATCCTGAAATGGTAAAATTTGCAGGTGGAAAACCTGTATTTATAGAAGGCTTAGAAGAAAATGGCTTTAAAATTACCGCTGAACAATTAAAAAAAGCTATCACAGCTAAAACCAAGGTTTTAATGTTAAATTCTCCTTCAAATCCTGTGGGATCGATTTATTCTAAAGAAGAATTAACTCAAATTGCTAAAGTTTTAGAAGGAACGCAAATCACTGTTTTAAGTGATGAAATGTATGAAAAACTTCGCTATGATGGTTTTGATTTTGTAGCTTTTGCAAGTGTAAGCGAAGATGCTTTAAAACGCACTGTGACCATTAACGGACTTAGCAAATGTGGAGCTATGCCAGGATGGCGTTTTGGCTATATGGCAAGCAAAAATAAAGCCCTAATTTCAGCTGTTAAAAGACTTCAAGGACAAAGCACTTCAAATATTTGCTCCATTACTCAACATGCGGCCATTCCTGCTTTAAATGGAGAATGTGATAAAGATATAGAAAAAATGCGTCAAGCCTTTGAAAAACGCCGTAACTTAGCCTTAGATATGCTTAAACAAATCCCAAATATCAGTGTTTATAAACCAGAAGGTGCTTTTTATCTTTTTGTAAATATACAAAAAATAGAAAAAGATTCTATGAAATTTTGCCAAAAATTGCTTGAACAAGAAAAAGTTGCCGTTGTTCCAGGTATAGGTTTTGGAATGGATGGATATTTTAGGCTTTCTTATGCCACAAGCGATGAGCTTATCAAAAAAGGTTTAGAAAGAATAGCAAATTTCATTGCTTCTTATTAA